A stretch of DNA from Oreochromis aureus strain Israel breed Guangdong linkage group 10, ZZ_aureus, whole genome shotgun sequence:
accgtCCCAGGAGTGGATGGTCTACTGAAATTATTGCAAGAGAGCATCGACGAGTCATcaaggaggtcacaaaagaacccaaaaCAACCTCTAAAGAACTGAAGGCCTCACTTCCcccagttaaggtcagagttcatcaTTCaccaataagaaagagactgaggGCAAAAATGCCATCCATGGCAGAGTTCCAAGACAAAAACCACTGCTGATCcaaaagaacacaaaagctTATCCCACATGTGgtaaaaacatcttgatgatccccaaaACCTTTGGGAAAACATTCTGTGGATTGAggagacaaaagctgaacttttcgtAAGGTTTGAGACCCATTAAATCTGGTGTAAAATTAACTgatttcagaaaaagaaaatcatattATAtatcacggatcacattaactcggaggaccaacacatcaaattcaccagggagcaTATGAAAAGTgacaggttagccttcttagactgtgagatttccatcaggaATGGGGGACACCTAAAAGCTGATTTGTACCGaaaacctacgcatacggatcagtatttgAGGTTTGattctcatcatccactggagcataaaCTGGGTGTTATCTAGACACTACAACACAGagtgaacaccatccccacacacacagctgccagAGAAGCAGATGAatatcacatcaagaaggccctgagtaaatgtggttatcccagctggacatttgtcaaagctgggaaggcgccTAAAGccagctccagccgatccaggaaaGAAGGACAACTGCCGCCTAGGCAAAAACCCATAGTGATCCCGTACgtgtcaggagtatcagaaCAGTTAAGACGCATTTCTTCTAAATATCgcatctctgtggcttttaaacctcaaaacacgctgcgccaaaaatcggtccaccccaaggatcaggtcccctgacacaaacagagtaacatagtgtacgctgttaagtgccaggaggattgccaggatttatacatcagggaaactaaacaacctctggcgaagcggatggcacaacacagaagagcaacctcatcagacCAGGATTCCGAagtctattcacacctacaggccagtgtgCATCCTCAATGATAAAGATGTACACAtcttggacagggaggaacgctggtttgaggggGGAgtcatttacgtgaaaagggaaagaccatctctgaattgaggagggggccaaagggtacatctttcaccatcttacaatgctttgattgcagccattctccaactctctgtgaatggtactcatggctcCCCGACTCTGGAACTCGCTCCCTTTGAgtttgagatctgtggactcagtcatgtcttttaaaaagcagttaaaaacctatctgtttaaacttgcttttggttaatttagttttgttttggattttaatgtctgttttctgcctctgtaaagcactttgtgatttttatcttgaaaggtgctatataaataaaattttacttttacttactttacttacttttgATCATtgagctttgatcagtggttgttgatcattGGTCGTGAGAATTTGcatactaatgatgaaggaactaACCTCCCAGctcattgttcattcagtggtgctagtttcagtcattatgcaaatgtactgtttataaggtttgggaaacctgcagtcagctgagactgaagaagtcacttggatgagtgacgaaacatttctcccactgaaaatgctacgtccagatgaacagaatcaactttttgggacaTACCAACAATCAAACAtcgtggtggtagtgtgatggtttAGGGTCACTTTGCTGCTTCAGCACCTTGAAGACttgccagaaaaaaaaactatggtTTGTATATATACTGCATATActgtctattaaaaaaaatgtgtgcacAAACTTGGCCAAAGAAAGATGATTCTGATTCTAAAAAACCTGACATAGAATGTCAAACCATCAGTTCATGCCTGGTGTGTTTttggacaatgatccaaaacacaccagcaagtccacctctgaaaggctaaaaaaacagaagaagacaaaagGAGAAGACAAAGAGTGTCTAGTAAAAGTCCGGAATTATACCAGATTCAGATACTTTGACATGATTCCATTACTGATTCTCATAGTGGCATTTTTCccatcaataaataaaatcataattttaaaaactgtattttaacgtaggttatctttgtctaacattaaaatacctttgatgatctgaaacatgtaagtgtgacaaatttGTACAGTACAAAATGTCTTCTTTAATCCCTGATGTCACAGAGGCTCGTAACAGTGTACCGAAGCTACAGAACAAACATCGGTTTCACTTTTAAAGCTATTTGTATCCGACTGAAATTAAGATATGGAAACACACGTTAGTCTTATTCACATTTTTAAGCCTAGCGCATTTAAAACGTTTCTTTTGAGACGCCACTCAAAAAAGAAAGCAGAACACAGGAAGCAGGAAGGACGTTTGAGTACTGAATGTGGCTTTTGTCACAGCGGGCGAACAGTCAACCAATAATCCAACGCCTTTAACTTCAAAAGGGCCGCTTTCGTCCAATCACGCATGTCGACATTACGACGTCTTCGTCTCTTGGTCACATCCGGTCATATATATGTTGCCACGAGTTAGCGGCGAATTTGGAGCGTGTCCATTTTGAACAGCCACTCGGCGTCCCCGGAATTTTCAGTCAAAGTAAGAACacgtttttgttgttattttgggtAATAGCAAATATAAGAGTAGTAAATAGTGAATATAAAAGTTCCGGTTTATATCGTGCTCATTTTCATCGTGAGTCTTCCGCGGCTACCATTTTGTTCGTGTGCGGTGTTTTCTTGTTAGCCTGTAAGCATGGCTAGTTCGTTAGCTGCAGCGTGCTAATGTTCGTTAGCGCGGCTTTTGTACGCTATGAGTCTCTAGTTCACCTATCGCGGCATGATTCCCATCCATTGTGCATAATGGTagtttttaaatgcactttatatCATCTAAAGGGTTTTTGTGTTTGGTCGGTTTCCCATCTGATAGCCGGGCCTGCTGTCTGCCCCGAGCGGTAACGGAGCAAAGCGCGGTCCGCTTAAACGTTTGGATAACATGGAAGACTCACGCTCTTTATTTCCTTTCAACCACGGCTGTGGGGCCACTGGAGCACGCACAACTGCGGGTTACTGTCTTATTACTGATGATGGTCGGTTTGGTGTGTAAATAATACATAACCTGTTGATATATAGCGCGATTGCAAAGATCGGACTAACGCTTTAACTTAAAATTAGCATTCAGTTAGCATCAGGTATGCGGCTCTTTATTAGCATTCCGATTTACGCTCAATATTGTCTGAAAATAGGGACGAAGGGAAATGTTTTTAGGCCGTGTGTCGGCTCTCCGTATATAGTAATTTCCAACCTCTTGGGAAAAAAATAGTTTAACTTGATTTTTGAATATAAATGTGTCCACTCCTTGTGTGTAGCTGTTTTGAGTTAATTAGTTTTTATCCCGAGTGTTTTTAAAGCCATATGCTGATTCCATTGTTTTGCTATGATGCTATTGGTTATGTTTAACTACTATAACGAAGGAACTTTCAAactgtacattttaaaatgtaagatcctaaaaatgagaaaaaattaagatgtatgataacagaaaataacatgaaaataacaaatgtttaaaatactACACACTATTAGTTGATCACAGAAGATCAActaataacatgttttattaaaattaatctAGGTGAATGTAGGACTAAAACCACAAACATAACTAATTAAAAGCCATTCTGTAGTTTAAATGTCAGTATTTTCAGATGGGAAATGCTGCCTCGTCTATTGTTTTAGTTAAATCTTTCAGTTAATAGATCATAAAGGATCTTTTTGGTAAATAAATCAACCGCATTTTAGATGTTCTGCCTGTTGCAGAGGTATATAATGTATAACAAAAGGCTTCTTGTCCTTGTTGAAGAGTATTTATAGACCAttgaaaatgtaaggaaaaAATACCGCTGCCAGTTAGTGTTGTGCTTGAATTGTTTAATGTAGTCTGTTACCTACTTCTCCAATCCCTCAAACTTTGTCTTGTCCTGTCTCAGTCATTTGAAGATCCCACCATCAGAATGGCAGACGCTGAGAACCTGCTCATGGAGACATCGGAGCAGAACGGCAAcgagggagaggaggagcagAATGGAGCTGAGCAGGAGCAGATGGCTGGGGACGAGGAGCAGGACAACAACACAGATGGCGGAAAGATTGACGCTAGCAAAGGAGAGGAAGATGCTGGGTGAGTGTCTAGTTGGACTGTGGTTAGCCACATGTGATGTGTATGAGCATCCCGTGATGGCGTGATGAACCCTgggaaaataaactgaaacattGTAAGTTTGTAGGCAGCAAGTGATAGTTTTGGATGAGATGCAGTGTTGTACAAAAAATGGAGAAATGTTAGCAATCTCGACCTGTCATTTTACAGTAAAGTGTTCGTGGGCGGCCTCAGCTGGGATACGAGTAAAACGGACCTGAAGGATTACTTCAGTAAGTTCGGTGAGGTGTCAGACTGCACCATCAAGATGGACTCAAACACTGGTCGATCCCGAGGCTTTGGTTTCGTTCTCTTCAAAGACTCTGCCAGCGTGGATAAGGTGACTCCCCTCGTAACTGAGCATAGTTTGATCCTGAACGGGCTCCGGAAGCTTTTATGGGAGAAGGGCTCTTAGTAATATAAATGAATCGTATGCTAATCGGCCACACTGCCTTGTCTGTGCATAATTAGTCATCTCCGTGATGATGACTTTAATCAGTGTGCTGTTATTGTCTGTTAATTGTAGTATATTTGTATCTGCAGGTACTGGAgcagaaagaacacagactGGATGGACGCAATATCGATCCTAAGAGGGCGATGGCTATGAAGAAGGATCCCGTCAAGAAGATCTTTGTTGGGGGTTTGAACCCAGAAGCAACTGAGGAAACCATCAGGGAATACTTTGGCGCCTTTGGAGAGGTTGGTTTCAAATAAGATGTTTTGAAATATTTGCAgttatctctctctttttggTTAAGTGTTTCCGGATTGCAATGTGGGTAGATGGCAGCACAATGTTTATTTTCCTGTACAAACTCCGTGGATATGTTTGAGAGCCACTGACTTAAAATGCCCAACTTTGCGTACTCATGCACGTGTACATCACCACTGGCCAGATTAATTTGAGGAAGTCAtcctgttaaaaataaataataactgagATATTCTGGCACTTGTGTGTTTGAAGTTTGATATGGCTGAGATTCTTAAAGCAGAGACAATTTACTCCCACTTCTTTTGTTTCTGATCAAAATGTCTCCTCCGATCTTCCCATTTCTTTTCAGATCGAAACAATTGAGCTCCCAATTGaccccaaatcaaagaaaaggagGGGATTTATCTTCATCACATACAAAGAGGAAACTAGCGTAAAGAAGTGTCTGGAGAAGAAATACCACAACATCCAGGGTGGCCGGGTAAGCAGTTATTCCTGAAATGCTCATGTACAGCTGGAAATCAGCTTTAATTTTTCTTATCAGCTACCTGGCGAACACTGCAGCCTCACCTGTGATCATTTTTGGCGAAGACTGACAAAGTTCATTAGATTAAGCGACTACAGGTTAACTTGTTGCAAACTGATTTTTGACCAAGTCAGTAGTTAAGCCTTGAGTTAATGTTAAACCTCCTAAGACCCCAAACTCTTtaatggcatgcatttttaatttctctttgctatttgggctgattcggacctgatgaatgtaaaaacaaatgacctgattttttttttttttttgatctttttttttttttttacctgatttttgtttctgagaaaaatgaaatgcacaTGAGGACATTTGTTTTCAATTTTGATTGAACAGTGGCAGTGTagtgtcctcgtaagtggatatcagatccttgtagagcaaaatgaagtattttggtctagacaacccaacatgtgatgtccacatatgtggacgccaggtcctaggaggttaagacATTTAGAAATTTAGGACTTTGAGTTTTCTCTGTATACATGTGGGAAGTGGGTCACTGCAAatgacaaatgtttttttttgttttgttttgtttttttaataaatattgcaagaaggtttttaatgttttttttaaaggccacATAAAGGAGAGAATGGATTTTTCATTATGTATATCTCTTTTAGTGTGAGCTGAAAATTGCTCAGCCAAAGGAGGTgtaccagcagcagcagtacgGAGCAGGGCGTGGAGGTGGCTATGGAGGCCGAGGAGGCAGGGGCCGTGGAGGTAAAAATGAAGATTATCACCCTCTACTTTTCttggttttcttgtttgttttaaagctgTATGTTTGGGTAAATGCTAAAGTCACTGACGCTGCACGTTTTAGTGGTAATGGGTATTGAGATGTAATGTGGAACTTCTCGTGTACAGAGTTGGATGATATTGAACTTTAGACCAAACTCGTGTGCACTTTGAATTTCAGGTCAGAGCCAGGGCTGGAACCAGGGCTATGGAAACTACTGGAACCAAGGATATGGCAACCAAGGCTATGGCTACGGTGGATATGGCAACTATGACTACTCTTCTGGTTACTACGGATATGGTCCTGGATACGATTACAGTAAGTGCAAACATGCTCACAAGTTTTAGCTTGGTGTAACAGTTAACACATCGAAGCCCAAACTCGACGTATACGCGCCAGTACTGATTGTGCAAATGTGATGGTTTCCCCTTACCCCACGCCCACTAGAGCCACAATACAAGAGTAAACTGCTTGATGTAGTCATGCCAGTGCCTCTAGACCTTTGTTTGAGCTGTTCCATTTGCTCTGATAAACTTGCTAACATAACGTTTAagatgttcattttttttccctcagttATATTTTTATAGATGCATAAAGTTGGTGCTACATTAACAACCTAAAATGTGCCAAAACACATCTGGCTCATGTTTCCTGGTTTGACTCTTGGAGTTTCCCTCGTTCCTGCAACCCATCTTTAGTGTTTAAGACTTTGAGTGCCATATTTTCTTAAGCCTCTAGAGTGTAGTTTGGGGAGCTGGAGAAATTGGGTCCTGTCCTGCTCTTTACTTAACACTCAAACATCAACTGTTAGATGTTGAGCTCTTGCAATAATACTGCGTCTCCTTCACAGACCAGGGCAATGCCAGCTATGGAAAAACCCCAAGGCGGGGGGGACACCAGGCCAACTACAAGCCATACTGATGGTCACTTGGCAGTGCAAGGTATGACATGGCTACAACTCAACATGTGCGACTGTGTCCTAGTGCTAAGTATTCCAGTTTAAACAGTGGCTGGACTGATTAGACCCCTGCTCACACCTTGCTGTTGTAATTTCAAATTTGCATGATCTCCCCTCTGGATTTCTCCCCTCTGGATTTCTCCCCACTGTCCCAAACATAGCTGTAGGGTCCTGGCTTTCACCAAATGGGAAAACATTCCTTACCAATCGAAACCAGAAATGCTGGGCAGTTgtattaaatattatatttaataatAGAACACAGTTAACTGTTGGCCCCAAGATGTTAGGCAGCCACCTGCTGCTGACCGGCTGCAGTTGTTGCACATGTTTGTTACTGAAGATCATAACCTTAACCTGAAAAGTCTCAAAAGCACTCGCTGTATTTCTGATGCCAGGATTGTTTTACTGTTGGACGCAGGTGCCTGCAGACATAACTGATGACTAGTCgttcttatgtttttatttttagtgtctTTTTAATACAACTTTTACAAAGTGTTCAAATACAAATTTGAACACTCGGAGGACACATTTTATAGTTGGCACTGAATTTCATAGATGAGTGTTTGATCACAGTAAACTGGCGAACACATGGATGTCCTCCTGTGGCCTCAGACTCTGATCCAAACAGATGCAGGAA
This window harbors:
- the LOC116328511 gene encoding heterogeneous nuclear ribonucleoprotein A/B-like gives rise to the protein MADAENLLMETSEQNGNEGEEEQNGAEQEQMAGDEEQDNNTDGGKIDASKGEEDAGKVFVGGLSWDTSKTDLKDYFSKFGEVSDCTIKMDSNTGRSRGFGFVLFKDSASVDKVLEQKEHRLDGRNIDPKRAMAMKKDPVKKIFVGGLNPEATEETIREYFGAFGEIETIELPIDPKSKKRRGFIFITYKEETSVKKCLEKKYHNIQGGRCELKIAQPKEVYQQQQYGAGRGGGYGGRGGRGRGGQSQGWNQGYGNYWNQGYGNQGYGYGGYGNYDYSSGYYGYGPGYDYNQGNASYGKTPRRGGHQANYKPY